In Gemmatimonadota bacterium, a single genomic region encodes these proteins:
- a CDS encoding NAD(P)-dependent oxidoreductase: MMAGTLPPVVLTGATGLLGRRVLRQLARLAAPSVHAVGRHPESLANTPDWRPEWRAVSCDLAHEGLPAGLLTRRSVVLHLAAATGKASPQQMREVNVEGTRRVLAAAKAAGAAHFIFVSSIAASFRDQRWYHYAHAKREAEALVTASGIPCSIVRPTMIFGPESPIERALTGLATGGAPIVLGSGEVQVQPIHVDDLATFLVALAADLPVGSSPMEVGGGDRLTMRALLARVRSARGLPPRTPFSVPLGMLRQLLGAVEPVVGSRLPVSAGQLASFVNDATAAAHPTVSRLLPDPLGVDAMLALTGARA; the protein is encoded by the coding sequence ATGATGGCGGGTACGCTGCCGCCGGTCGTCCTCACCGGGGCGACCGGCCTGCTCGGCCGTCGGGTCCTTCGACAGCTCGCGCGCCTTGCGGCCCCGTCGGTCCACGCCGTCGGACGCCATCCGGAATCGCTCGCCAACACCCCTGACTGGCGCCCGGAGTGGCGTGCCGTCTCCTGCGACCTCGCGCACGAAGGTCTTCCCGCCGGGCTGCTGACGCGTCGATCGGTGGTGCTGCACCTCGCCGCCGCGACCGGCAAGGCGTCGCCCCAGCAGATGCGCGAGGTGAATGTCGAAGGGACGCGCCGCGTTCTGGCGGCGGCCAAGGCGGCCGGCGCTGCGCACTTCATCTTCGTCAGCTCGATCGCCGCCTCGTTCCGCGATCAACGCTGGTACCATTATGCGCACGCCAAGCGCGAGGCCGAAGCGCTGGTGACGGCGAGCGGAATTCCGTGTTCGATCGTCAGGCCCACGATGATCTTCGGTCCCGAAAGTCCCATCGAACGCGCCCTCACCGGTCTCGCAACCGGTGGCGCTCCGATCGTGCTCGGGAGCGGCGAGGTGCAGGTGCAGCCGATCCACGTCGACGATCTCGCGACCTTCCTCGTGGCCTTGGCCGCCGATCTCCCTGTCGGGTCGTCGCCCATGGAGGTGGGCGGGGGCGATCGACTCACCATGCGCGCACTCCTCGCGCGCGTCCGAAGTGCGCGCGGCCTGCCGCCGCGCACGCCGTTCTCGGTCCCGCTCGGAATGCTGCGCCAGCTGCTCGGCGCCGTGGAGCCCGTTGTGGGTTCCCGCCTCCCGGTGTCCGCAGGACAGCTCGCCTCCTTTGTGAACGACGCGACGGCGGCGGCGCATCCCACCGTGTCGCGACTGCTTCCCGATCCGCTCGGCGTCGACGCGATGCTCGCCCTTACGGGGGCCCGTGCCTGA
- a CDS encoding GDP-mannose 4,6-dehydratase: protein MTFWNERRVLVTGATGLLGSHLVAELLRRKASVVCLVRDWVADSEAVTSGTLGKCRVVRGELEDYETTLRALNEYEIDTVFHLGAQTIVGTASRSPLSTFEANIKGTWVLLEAARQMAGRVQRVIVASSDKAYGEHPVLPYTEDAPLIGRYPYDVSKSCADLITLSYFHSYRLPVAVTRCGNLYGGGDLNFNRLIPGTIRAVLKGDSPVIRSDGTFVRDYFFVRDAVQAYLALAERVPEDGFIGEAFNFGTETPLSVTQMAGEILRIMGREDLQLTILNQASNEISRQYLDCAKARARMQWAPNWTLDDALRETVAWYRDYFQRRET from the coding sequence ATGACCTTCTGGAACGAACGCCGCGTCCTCGTGACCGGCGCCACGGGATTGTTGGGCTCGCACCTCGTCGCCGAACTGCTGCGCCGCAAGGCGTCGGTCGTGTGCCTCGTGCGCGACTGGGTGGCCGATAGCGAAGCGGTGACCTCGGGGACGCTGGGCAAGTGCCGCGTGGTACGTGGCGAGCTCGAAGACTACGAGACGACGCTGCGCGCGCTCAACGAGTACGAAATCGACACGGTGTTCCACCTCGGTGCGCAGACGATCGTGGGGACCGCCTCGCGGTCGCCGTTGTCGACCTTCGAGGCCAACATCAAGGGGACGTGGGTCCTGCTTGAGGCGGCGCGCCAGATGGCGGGGCGCGTGCAGCGCGTCATCGTGGCATCGAGCGACAAGGCGTATGGCGAGCACCCGGTGCTCCCCTACACCGAAGATGCGCCGCTCATCGGGCGCTACCCGTACGACGTCTCCAAGTCGTGCGCCGACCTGATCACGCTGTCGTACTTCCACTCGTACCGGCTGCCGGTCGCGGTCACGCGCTGCGGGAACCTGTACGGTGGCGGTGACCTCAACTTCAATCGCCTCATTCCGGGGACGATTCGCGCGGTGCTCAAGGGCGACTCGCCGGTGATCCGCAGCGACGGGACCTTCGTGCGCGACTACTTCTTCGTGCGCGATGCGGTGCAGGCGTATCTCGCGCTCGCCGAGCGGGTGCCCGAAGACGGCTTCATCGGCGAGGCGTTCAACTTCGGGACGGAGACGCCGCTGTCGGTGACGCAGATGGCGGGCGAGATCCTGCGCATCATGGGGCGTGAGGACCTGCAGCTGACGATCCTCAACCAGGCGTCCAACGAGATCTCGCGGCAGTACCTCGACTGTGCCAAGGCGCGCGCGCGCATGCAGTGGGCGCCCAACTGGACGCTCGACGATGCCTTGCGCGAGACCGTGGCCTGGTACCGCGACTACTTCCAGCGTCGGGAGACGTGA
- a CDS encoding GMC family oxidoreductase has protein sequence MASILVVGSGATGVHFAQSMLERGHDVTLLDVGFERPLPPQPAASFAALKEELDDDGAYFLGRRGEAVVYPSAHAKPYGFPPSKAYVFRRSPGEEVVERGFHPMLSYARGGLAEAWTGGSYELRDEEFGDFPFDGDAMRPHYATVARRIGVTGAPDDLQRYSPLTAPYLAPLEPDAHSAWLAERYSQRRDRINALGFHLGRSRVAVLSRDHGGRQACGELGRCLWGCPRGALYRPSLTLAELLTHPRFTYRPGVHVRRVLLDAQNRALGVVAVPVDGGSETEIRSERVFLAAGALASSQIYLETLVARGETDPSLPGLMDNRHVMVPFVNLRRLGARVETASYQFHMLAMAIDTGDWRHDVHGQITALKAAAVHPIVAPLPFDLATSQRVFRRMRAALGVANVWLSDTRREVNRARLEQRVGSAPKLVLEYGDDAHDLRQTERAVDTTRRALRELGCIAPKGMVQVLARGSSVHYAGTLPMTGDELEHSCRVDGSVRGMSGLHVVDGAGFPWLPAKNITFSLMANAVRIAELVG, from the coding sequence ATGGCTAGCATCCTTGTGGTGGGCTCCGGGGCGACGGGCGTTCACTTCGCACAGTCGATGCTGGAGCGCGGGCACGACGTCACGCTCCTCGACGTGGGATTCGAGCGTCCGCTCCCTCCGCAGCCGGCGGCCTCGTTCGCCGCGCTCAAGGAGGAGCTGGACGACGACGGCGCCTACTTCCTCGGCCGTCGCGGCGAGGCCGTCGTCTACCCCTCGGCCCACGCCAAACCGTACGGCTTTCCGCCCAGCAAAGCGTACGTCTTTCGGCGCTCGCCCGGCGAGGAGGTCGTGGAACGTGGATTCCACCCGATGCTCTCCTACGCTCGCGGCGGACTCGCCGAGGCATGGACGGGGGGCTCGTACGAGCTGCGCGACGAGGAGTTCGGCGACTTCCCCTTCGACGGGGACGCCATGCGCCCGCACTACGCGACGGTCGCACGTCGCATCGGCGTCACCGGTGCGCCCGACGACTTGCAGCGATACTCGCCGCTCACGGCGCCGTATCTTGCCCCGCTCGAGCCCGACGCGCACTCCGCCTGGCTCGCCGAGCGGTACTCGCAGCGTCGCGACCGGATCAATGCCCTGGGTTTCCACCTCGGGCGCTCGCGCGTCGCCGTGTTGTCTCGGGATCACGGCGGGCGGCAGGCGTGCGGGGAACTCGGGCGCTGCCTCTGGGGGTGTCCGCGAGGGGCGTTGTATCGCCCAAGCCTGACGCTCGCCGAGTTGCTGACGCATCCGCGATTCACCTATCGCCCCGGGGTGCACGTGCGTCGCGTTCTCCTCGACGCGCAGAACCGCGCGCTGGGGGTGGTCGCGGTGCCGGTGGATGGTGGGAGCGAGACCGAGATCCGCTCGGAGCGGGTGTTCCTCGCGGCGGGGGCGCTGGCCTCCTCGCAGATCTACCTCGAGACGCTCGTCGCGCGGGGCGAAACCGACCCATCGCTCCCGGGGCTCATGGACAACCGGCACGTGATGGTCCCCTTCGTGAATCTGAGGCGGCTGGGGGCGCGCGTCGAAACGGCGAGCTACCAGTTCCACATGCTCGCGATGGCGATCGATACGGGCGATTGGCGACACGACGTGCACGGCCAGATCACCGCGCTCAAGGCGGCGGCGGTGCACCCGATCGTCGCCCCACTCCCCTTCGATCTCGCGACCTCGCAGCGCGTCTTTCGCCGGATGCGCGCGGCGCTGGGTGTGGCCAACGTCTGGCTCTCCGACACCAGGCGCGAGGTCAACCGCGCCCGTCTGGAGCAGCGAGTGGGCTCGGCACCCAAGCTGGTCCTCGAGTACGGGGACGACGCACACGACCTTCGTCAGACCGAGCGCGCCGTCGACACGACGCGTCGCGCCTTGCGGGAGCTGGGGTGCATCGCGCCGAAGGGGATGGTGCAGGTCCTCGCACGAGGGTCGAGCGTGCACTACGCCGGGACCCTTCCGATGACCGGCGACGAGTTGGAGCACAGCTGCCGGGTCGACGGTTCGGTGCGCGGGATGTCGGGTCTCCACGTCGTCGATGGCGCCGGATTCCCGTGGCTCCCGGCCAAGAACATCACCTTCTCTTTGATGGCCAACGCGGTCCGAATCGCCGAACTGGTCGGTTGA
- the rfbF gene encoding glucose-1-phosphate cytidylyltransferase yields the protein MRVVILAGGKGTRLAEETSTRPKPMVEIGGRPILWHLMHFFASHGHKDFLVACGYKGEYIKQYFRDFALRESDFFVDLRDGSLDVVNGSRLDWKVGLVDTGLETMTGGRVRRLQRFLHEGAFFCTYGDGLSDVDLAALLAFHKRHGKLATVTAVRPPARFGGLSLDGDQVHAFTEKPQAEGGWINGGFFIFEPKVLDYLGDDETILEREPLERLAGDGELMAFKHDGFFQPMDTVRERDLLESLWASGHAPWKNWT from the coding sequence ATGCGTGTCGTGATTCTCGCTGGCGGGAAGGGGACGAGACTGGCAGAGGAAACGTCCACGCGCCCGAAGCCGATGGTGGAGATTGGCGGGCGGCCGATCCTCTGGCACCTGATGCACTTCTTTGCCTCGCACGGGCACAAGGACTTCCTCGTGGCGTGCGGCTACAAGGGCGAGTACATCAAGCAGTACTTCCGCGACTTCGCGCTGCGCGAGAGCGACTTCTTCGTCGACCTGCGCGACGGTTCGCTGGACGTGGTGAACGGGTCGCGCCTGGACTGGAAGGTGGGGCTGGTCGACACGGGGCTGGAGACGATGACCGGCGGCCGCGTCCGTCGGCTGCAACGGTTCCTGCACGAGGGAGCGTTCTTCTGCACGTACGGCGACGGGCTCTCGGACGTCGACCTCGCGGCGCTGCTCGCCTTCCACAAGCGCCATGGCAAGCTGGCGACGGTCACGGCGGTGCGTCCGCCGGCACGCTTCGGCGGACTCTCGCTCGATGGCGACCAGGTGCACGCCTTCACCGAGAAGCCGCAGGCCGAGGGCGGGTGGATCAACGGCGGCTTCTTCATCTTCGAACCGAAGGTGCTCGACTACCTCGGCGACGATGAGACGATCCTCGAACGCGAGCCGCTCGAGCGGCTGGCGGGCGACGGTGAGCTCATGGCGTTCAAGCACGACGGCTTCTTCCAGCCGATGGACACGGTGCGCGAGCGCGACCTGCTGGAATCACTCTGGGCCAGCGGCCACGCGCCCTGGAAGAACTGGACATGA
- a CDS encoding glycosyltransferase family 2 protein: MAVYQIDEVGGWDRNLLVDVVIPVLNEAHVLGKSVATVRQFLSESLPCRWRVVVVDNGSTDGTDRVAKDLAAAHDDVRFLQLPQRGRGRALRQSWSQSDADVMCYTDVDLSTELAALPKMVHSIVVDGYDLATGSRLLPDSRTTRSFKREFISRSYNLFIKAVLWTSFSDAQCGFKAISRAAMADLIPQVEDQGWFFDTELLVLAEKRGYTIADIPVQWLEDDDSRVKIVKTAWDDIKGVGRVRLKLWKEMFSPGAATARAVPRRP; this comes from the coding sequence ATGGCGGTCTATCAGATTGACGAAGTCGGAGGGTGGGACCGAAATCTGCTCGTCGACGTCGTGATCCCGGTGTTGAACGAGGCCCACGTTCTGGGAAAGAGCGTTGCGACCGTGCGGCAGTTCCTGAGCGAGTCGCTGCCCTGCCGCTGGCGTGTCGTGGTCGTGGACAATGGCTCGACCGACGGCACCGACCGTGTGGCCAAGGACCTGGCGGCCGCGCACGACGACGTTCGCTTCCTCCAGCTGCCGCAGCGCGGTCGCGGTCGCGCCCTGCGCCAGTCGTGGAGCCAGAGCGATGCCGACGTCATGTGCTATACCGACGTTGACCTCTCGACCGAGCTGGCCGCCCTCCCCAAGATGGTGCATTCCATCGTGGTCGACGGCTACGATCTGGCCACCGGATCGCGCCTCCTCCCGGACTCTCGCACGACGCGCTCGTTCAAGCGCGAGTTCATTTCCCGCAGCTACAACCTCTTCATCAAGGCGGTGCTGTGGACGTCGTTCAGCGACGCGCAGTGCGGCTTCAAGGCGATCAGCCGCGCGGCGATGGCCGACTTGATCCCGCAGGTCGAGGATCAGGGGTGGTTCTTCGACACCGAACTGCTCGTCCTCGCCGAGAAGCGGGGCTATACCATTGCCGACATCCCGGTGCAGTGGCTCGAGGACGACGACAGTCGCGTGAAGATCGTCAAGACGGCATGGGACGACATCAAGGGGGTCGGCCGCGTGCGCCTCAAGCTGTGGAAGGAGATGTTCTCTCCCGGCGCCGCGACTGCGCGCGCCGTCCCCAGGCGTCCCTGA
- a CDS encoding glycosyltransferase: MASAELSVVVPAVNGGEALRATLEALERQRQDVEIEVLVVNRLGVEAGRELSREFGRVRLIDVAVDTSIPQMRALAFRAATAPSVAVIEDHVIVPSGWARALLGAQSASTPVVGGPVDNGATGTIVDWAAFLCEYSACMPPLPAGASSWLPGNNIVYPRTLLDRYRAIVEAGGWENRLHDAMRADGIPLTCRPDIVVSHRMHYSLGLYLSQRFLYSRSYAADRAQGAGFARKILLLLSSLALPPVLFVRTVSRVITKRRYLGALVWSLPLLVFFVVAWAAGEAMGTLAGAGNSLSKVR; encoded by the coding sequence GTGGCGTCGGCCGAGCTCTCGGTCGTCGTACCGGCGGTCAACGGGGGCGAGGCGCTCCGCGCCACCCTCGAAGCGCTCGAGCGGCAGCGCCAGGACGTCGAGATTGAGGTTCTGGTGGTGAACCGGCTGGGCGTGGAGGCCGGACGGGAGCTGTCCCGCGAATTCGGGCGCGTGCGACTGATCGATGTCGCGGTCGACACCTCGATTCCCCAGATGCGCGCCCTCGCCTTTCGAGCGGCGACGGCCCCCTCGGTCGCGGTCATCGAGGACCACGTCATCGTCCCATCGGGGTGGGCGCGCGCGCTACTGGGCGCCCAATCGGCGTCGACCCCCGTGGTTGGGGGGCCGGTCGACAACGGCGCGACCGGAACCATCGTCGACTGGGCTGCTTTCCTCTGTGAGTACAGCGCCTGTATGCCCCCCCTTCCTGCGGGCGCTTCTTCGTGGCTTCCCGGAAACAACATCGTCTACCCTCGGACGCTGCTGGACCGGTATCGCGCGATCGTGGAGGCAGGCGGATGGGAGAATCGGTTGCATGATGCCATGCGTGCCGATGGAATCCCGCTGACGTGCCGTCCGGACATCGTCGTCAGCCACCGGATGCACTACTCGCTGGGGTTGTACCTCTCACAGCGCTTCCTCTACTCACGGTCGTACGCTGCGGACCGCGCCCAAGGCGCGGGCTTTGCAAGGAAGATTCTACTCCTGCTGTCTTCGCTGGCTCTTCCGCCGGTCCTGTTCGTCCGGACCGTCTCGAGAGTGATCACCAAGCGGCGGTATCTGGGAGCGCTGGTCTGGTCGTTGCCACTCCTCGTTTTCTTCGTCGTCGCCTGGGCAGCTGGTGAAGCCATGGGGACACTCGCTGGGGCAGGGAACTCTCTCTCGAAGGTGCGATAG
- a CDS encoding glycosyltransferase family 4 protein: protein MVTLAPEHTFLCFGDRRAFDAFPLDAPNVECIEVALDASPTLAAAADGARSVPDMLRLTRAVRTAAPDVFFSPSVYTYFPLPLGMRAVVTIHDAIAERFPHLTLPSARARLFWKLKVKLAIAQADVVLTVSEYSRRDLQRVLGISPQRLRVAVEAPAEAYHPVPIAESRAAARDVGVPDGAGWFTYVGGFNPHKRIDLIIRAHAAIAKGAPVPPHLLLVGTTTGDVFHGESGRLRHLIDECGTTALVHWTGFVPDERLRQLHAGAIAAILPSECEGFGLPAVEAAACGAPVIATTESPLPELLAGGGIFVVPGDLPALTDAMRRLADDPALRASLGAEALRRTRLLTWEAGARAALDAIQEAAA from the coding sequence ATGGTCACCCTGGCGCCGGAGCACACGTTCCTCTGCTTCGGCGACCGGCGTGCATTCGACGCCTTCCCGCTTGACGCGCCTAACGTCGAGTGCATCGAGGTCGCCCTCGACGCCTCGCCGACGCTGGCGGCGGCCGCGGACGGGGCGCGCAGCGTCCCCGACATGCTGCGCCTCACCCGCGCGGTGCGCACCGCGGCCCCCGACGTCTTCTTCTCGCCCTCGGTCTACACCTACTTCCCGCTCCCGCTCGGGATGCGCGCGGTGGTCACGATTCACGACGCCATTGCCGAACGCTTTCCGCACCTCACGCTGCCGTCGGCGCGCGCGCGCCTGTTCTGGAAGCTCAAGGTGAAGCTGGCGATCGCCCAGGCCGACGTCGTGCTGACCGTGTCCGAGTACTCGCGCCGCGACCTGCAGCGCGTGCTTGGCATTTCGCCGCAACGCCTGCGCGTCGCGGTCGAAGCGCCGGCCGAGGCGTACCACCCGGTGCCGATCGCCGAGAGTCGTGCCGCGGCGCGCGACGTGGGTGTCCCCGACGGGGCGGGGTGGTTCACGTACGTCGGGGGCTTCAATCCGCACAAGCGCATCGACCTGATCATCCGCGCCCACGCGGCCATCGCGAAGGGCGCGCCCGTTCCGCCGCACCTCCTCCTGGTCGGGACCACCACCGGCGACGTCTTCCACGGCGAATCCGGCCGCCTGCGCCACCTCATTGACGAGTGCGGGACCACGGCGCTCGTGCACTGGACCGGTTTTGTCCCCGACGAACGCCTCCGTCAGCTGCACGCCGGGGCGATCGCCGCCATCCTCCCGTCGGAGTGCGAAGGGTTCGGCCTCCCGGCAGTGGAGGCGGCCGCGTGCGGAGCGCCGGTCATCGCGACCACCGAAAGCCCGCTCCCCGAGTTGCTGGCCGGTGGCGGGATCTTCGTGGTGCCGGGCGACCTTCCCGCCCTCACCGACGCGATGCGCCGCCTCGCGGACGACCCCGCGTTGCGCGCGTCGTTAGGCGCCGAGGCGTTGCGGCGCACGCGACTGCTCACGTGGGAGGCCGGGGCGCGCGCCGCGCTCGACGCCATCCAGGAGGCGGCCGCATGA
- a CDS encoding NAD(P)/FAD-dependent oxidoreductase — protein sequence MSGTAENSPRRVAQLQAGDRVVIIGGGPAGLTAGYLLAKDGVPVTVLEADDIVGGISRTARYKGFRFDIGGHRFFTKITPVEDLWKEILGPEFISVPRLSRIHYIGKYFDYPLKAKNALFGLGIWNTILCVTSYLRWHLFPNPVEENLEQWVTNRFGKRLFEIFFKTYTEKVWGIPCNEIRAEWAAQRIQGLSLAKAILNAASLQRRSDSIKTLINEFQYPRFGPGQMWETAAQKIEEMGGQVLLKHEVSSLEMKDGKVVAVRVKTPVGERRIEGNHFISTMPIKHLVRSFDPAPPAEILAGGDGLNYRDFLTVAVMISQDNLFPDNWIYIHTPGVKVGRIQNFNNWSKAMVPGAGTTCLGLEYFCFEGDGLWTSKDEDLIELAKKELAALGLVDPSKVFDGTVVRQPKAYPVYDSVYAEHLNTARSYIDAIPNLHTVGRNGMHKYNNADHSMLTAMMAIANMRGAQHDVWAVNTDYEYHEEQKLEPDTSKGAPPTSTALPRAGVA from the coding sequence TTGAGCGGGACAGCTGAGAATTCACCGCGTCGCGTAGCACAGCTCCAGGCCGGGGACCGGGTCGTCATCATTGGCGGCGGTCCCGCCGGGCTTACGGCCGGCTACCTACTGGCCAAGGACGGCGTGCCGGTGACGGTCCTCGAGGCCGATGACATCGTCGGCGGCATCTCGCGCACCGCGCGCTACAAGGGATTCCGATTCGACATCGGCGGGCATCGCTTCTTCACGAAGATCACCCCGGTCGAGGACCTCTGGAAGGAGATCCTCGGGCCGGAGTTCATCAGCGTGCCGCGCCTCTCCCGCATCCACTACATCGGGAAGTACTTCGACTATCCCCTCAAGGCCAAGAACGCGCTCTTCGGCCTCGGGATCTGGAACACGATCCTCTGTGTCACCAGCTACCTGCGGTGGCACCTGTTCCCCAACCCGGTCGAGGAGAACCTGGAGCAGTGGGTCACCAACCGGTTCGGGAAGCGTCTCTTCGAGATCTTCTTCAAGACCTACACTGAGAAAGTGTGGGGCATTCCCTGCAACGAGATTCGCGCCGAGTGGGCGGCGCAGCGCATCCAGGGGCTTTCGCTGGCGAAGGCAATCCTCAATGCCGCGTCGTTGCAGCGCCGGAGCGATTCGATCAAGACGCTGATCAATGAGTTCCAGTACCCGCGCTTTGGCCCGGGGCAGATGTGGGAGACCGCGGCGCAGAAGATCGAGGAGATGGGCGGGCAGGTGCTGCTCAAGCACGAAGTGTCGTCGCTCGAGATGAAGGACGGGAAGGTCGTCGCCGTGCGCGTCAAGACGCCGGTGGGCGAGCGTCGCATCGAGGGGAATCACTTCATCAGCACGATGCCCATCAAGCATCTCGTGCGCTCGTTCGACCCCGCCCCGCCGGCCGAGATCCTCGCCGGAGGCGATGGCCTCAACTATCGCGATTTCCTCACCGTCGCGGTGATGATCAGCCAGGACAACCTCTTCCCCGACAACTGGATCTACATCCACACGCCGGGGGTGAAGGTCGGTCGCATCCAGAACTTCAACAACTGGAGCAAGGCGATGGTCCCGGGCGCCGGGACCACGTGCCTTGGTCTCGAGTACTTCTGCTTCGAGGGCGACGGCCTGTGGACCAGCAAGGATGAGGACCTCATCGAGCTGGCCAAGAAGGAACTCGCGGCCCTGGGCCTCGTCGACCCGTCCAAGGTCTTCGACGGCACCGTCGTCCGGCAGCCCAAGGCCTACCCCGTCTACGATTCGGTCTACGCCGAACACCTCAACACGGCGCGGTCGTACATCGACGCCATCCCCAACCTCCACACCGTGGGGCGGAACGGGATGCACAAGTACAACAACGCAGACCACTCGATGCTGACCGCGATGATGGCGATTGCCAACATGCGCGGGGCCCAGCACGACGTGTGGGCCGTGAACACCGACTACGAGTACCACGAAGAGCAGAAGCTCGAGCCGGACACCTCCAAGGGCGCCCCCCCGACGTCGACGGCGTTGCCGCGCGCCGGTGTCGCGTGA
- a CDS encoding class I SAM-dependent methyltransferase, with translation MRARVGRGIPAMTLSPTPAPSRWQATDGRGHSVHHLRATCRACSQSTLHRVLSLGAQPLANAFLRAPTDASQEARFPLDLYFCTTCSLVQLADVIDPEVLFAEYIYVTGTSSTIAAHNKEYARTVHDRLQLGREDLVVEVASNDGSLLGCFKEFGGRILGVEPARNIAALAESRGIPTVNRFFDERAGSELRASHGKARAVIGNNVLAHVDDTQGFLRGAATLIDDDGAVIVEVPYAREMLLGTEYDTIYHEHLCYFSVTSLAHLAETVGLAVDDVQEVRVHGGSIRVWFRKRSTHGARALEMMAEEASNGLSTLTAWEGFARRASEHRRALRMMLEELHGRGKVVAGYGAPAKGNTMLNYCGIDPTLVPYTVDRNPLKVGTYTPGMHIPVLDAKTLLERSPDYVLILAWNFADEIMEQQQAYRDRGGRFIVPIPTPRIV, from the coding sequence GTGCGCGCTCGCGTCGGCCGAGGGATTCCGGCGATGACGCTCTCGCCCACACCGGCGCCGAGCCGCTGGCAGGCCACCGACGGTAGGGGACATAGTGTCCATCACCTGCGCGCGACCTGCCGCGCGTGCAGCCAGTCGACCCTGCACCGAGTCCTGTCGCTGGGGGCGCAACCGCTGGCCAATGCGTTCCTGCGCGCTCCGACCGACGCCTCGCAGGAGGCGCGATTCCCGCTCGACCTCTATTTCTGCACGACGTGCTCGCTGGTGCAGCTGGCCGACGTGATCGACCCCGAAGTGCTCTTTGCCGAGTACATCTATGTGACGGGGACCTCGTCGACGATCGCGGCGCACAACAAGGAGTACGCGCGCACCGTGCACGACCGATTGCAGCTCGGCCGTGAGGACCTGGTCGTCGAGGTCGCGAGCAACGACGGATCGTTGTTGGGCTGCTTCAAGGAGTTCGGCGGACGGATCCTCGGCGTCGAGCCGGCGCGCAACATCGCGGCGCTCGCCGAATCGCGCGGGATTCCGACGGTCAACCGCTTCTTTGATGAGCGCGCGGGATCGGAGCTGCGCGCCTCGCATGGCAAGGCGCGCGCGGTGATCGGCAACAACGTGCTCGCCCATGTGGACGATACGCAGGGCTTCCTGCGGGGCGCTGCGACGCTGATCGATGACGACGGCGCGGTGATCGTCGAGGTTCCGTATGCGCGCGAGATGCTGCTGGGGACCGAGTACGACACGATCTATCACGAGCACCTGTGCTACTTCTCGGTGACCTCGCTCGCGCATCTGGCCGAGACGGTGGGGCTGGCCGTGGATGACGTGCAAGAGGTCCGGGTGCACGGTGGCTCGATCCGGGTCTGGTTCCGGAAGCGGAGCACGCACGGGGCACGCGCGCTGGAGATGATGGCAGAGGAGGCGTCGAACGGCTTGTCGACGCTGACGGCGTGGGAGGGGTTCGCCCGCCGCGCCTCGGAGCACCGTCGCGCATTGCGCATGATGCTGGAGGAGCTGCACGGTCGCGGAAAGGTGGTGGCCGGGTACGGCGCCCCCGCGAAGGGGAACACGATGCTGAACTACTGCGGCATCGACCCGACGCTCGTTCCCTATACGGTGGACCGGAATCCGCTCAAGGTCGGGACGTACACGCCGGGGATGCACATTCCGGTGCTCGACGCGAAGACGTTGCTGGAGCGGTCCCCCGACTACGTCCTGATCCTCGCGTGGAACTTCGCCGACGAGATCATGGAGCAGCAGCAGGCGTACCGGGATCGCGGGGGGCGCTTCATCGTCCCGATCCCGACACCGCGGATCGTCTGA